A genomic window from Litoribacterium kuwaitense includes:
- the addA gene encoding helicase-exonuclease AddAB subunit AddA, with the protein MNEDFAPPLGSKWTKDQWQAIVDGGQSLLVSAAAGSGKTAVLVERIIQKVTNDEYPIDIDRMLVVTFTNAAAAEMKSRVASALEKELIKQPSSLHLRRQLLLVNRASISTLHAFCMKLVRQYHHITDIDPAFRIGDPTEMEFLQEEALEELLETEYGQEDNQAFFDLVDRYSADRHDIDVAQYIKRLYEFSRAHPWPFHWLQSLQEMYQHEGEGTIDDSMYGQVVLDAVQVKANSWEALLKEACLICGQDGGPASYLNQLETEVATIQAFNNACQHSWNKAAEISANSPFTRLPSIRKNDGVDEELKTAVTNIRNKIKKDWNDVYTTYFARKPDSYLDDLLKLAPVVGEFKRLVIKFHQRYEAKKQQRGVVDFSDLEHAALAILRAPESTPGKVIPSEAACSLSEFFEEVMVDEYQDTNLVQEALIELVSRQAQEKGNRFMVGDVKQSIYRFRLAEPTLFTEKYRLFSTEQGGKKIDLAMNFRSRASVLEATNVVFRQLMDEKVAGIAYDSSAELVAGLRGTYTENNHFSPELLVIDGADQAENVHIEDEETDKAVFEGRLIAQKIKSWVSRPDLYAVYDKDSDQSRPAQYRDIVILLRSMPWASAIMDTLREEGIPVYAELGGGYFDATEVSVMLSLLQIIDNPYQDIPLAGVLRSPIVGLDEELLANIRLVDRKSSFFEAVETYVSEGSDHALVTTLQLFLGRLKKWRKRATSLSVADLIYELYRDTGYIDFVGGLPGGKQRQANLRALYDRAKQYEDTSFRGLFRFLRFIEWMQERGDDLGVARALGEQEDVVRIMTIHKSKGLEFPFVLLAGLGRSFNRQDVKGKLLLHQHLGLGTQMIRPESRYRYPTLAQLAIIEQLKKEQIAEEMRVLYVAMTRAREKLCMIGTLNNAEKTIQAYELSAAMRHDGRLPEAVRVDAKAYIDWLYPALLPDQANEDPVVSVEVIPQSSLLKGKSSSAEKPFAFDTVQQGHAVEVDDVMSATVEARLTWKYGKLHLTKAKAKQTVTELKRKMDLTDEHMFDYDQMPMLQVPSVRSSSMERPRFMQDKQSSLTPAERGTALHAALQRINWQSIHTVSDVAKELEALVHKKQLTPEQRESLDAEKLFPFFEHPVIERIQRAKRVFEKFLSPMVFQLNSSASGMTKIRS; encoded by the coding sequence ATGAATGAAGACTTTGCCCCACCGCTAGGGAGTAAATGGACGAAAGATCAATGGCAAGCCATAGTCGATGGAGGACAATCACTACTTGTTTCTGCTGCTGCTGGCTCAGGGAAGACAGCCGTACTCGTCGAACGAATTATCCAAAAAGTAACAAATGACGAGTATCCTATTGATATAGATCGTATGCTTGTCGTTACTTTTACAAATGCAGCGGCTGCGGAAATGAAAAGTCGGGTTGCGTCTGCTTTGGAAAAAGAGTTAATCAAACAGCCTTCTTCGTTGCATTTACGTCGACAGTTGTTACTCGTTAATCGTGCGTCGATTTCAACATTGCATGCTTTCTGTATGAAGTTAGTTAGGCAATATCACCATATCACCGATATTGATCCGGCTTTCCGAATTGGAGATCCGACAGAGATGGAATTCCTTCAGGAAGAGGCCTTAGAAGAGTTATTGGAAACAGAGTACGGGCAGGAAGACAACCAGGCGTTTTTTGATTTGGTTGATCGCTATAGCGCCGATCGTCATGATATAGATGTGGCCCAGTACATTAAACGTTTATATGAATTTTCGCGAGCGCACCCGTGGCCCTTTCATTGGCTGCAATCCCTGCAAGAGATGTATCAGCATGAAGGCGAAGGTACAATCGATGATTCGATGTACGGTCAAGTGGTTTTGGATGCAGTTCAAGTAAAGGCAAACAGTTGGGAAGCCTTACTTAAAGAAGCATGTTTAATTTGTGGACAGGATGGCGGTCCTGCCTCATATCTAAATCAGCTGGAAACCGAAGTCGCAACCATTCAAGCATTCAATAACGCATGTCAACATTCATGGAATAAAGCTGCAGAGATCAGTGCCAACAGTCCGTTTACACGCTTACCGTCTATCCGAAAGAATGATGGTGTAGATGAAGAGCTAAAAACAGCCGTAACGAACATAAGGAACAAAATAAAAAAAGACTGGAACGACGTATATACAACGTATTTTGCAAGAAAGCCTGACTCTTATTTAGACGATTTGCTTAAGCTAGCACCAGTAGTCGGTGAGTTTAAACGGCTTGTCATTAAATTCCATCAACGGTATGAAGCAAAAAAGCAGCAGCGGGGCGTTGTAGACTTTTCTGATTTAGAACATGCGGCGTTAGCGATTTTAAGAGCGCCTGAATCTACACCTGGCAAAGTCATTCCTTCAGAAGCTGCGTGTAGTCTAAGTGAGTTCTTTGAAGAAGTGATGGTCGATGAGTACCAAGATACAAACCTCGTTCAGGAGGCGCTTATTGAATTAGTATCCCGGCAAGCTCAGGAAAAGGGAAATCGTTTTATGGTCGGTGATGTAAAGCAGTCTATTTACCGATTTCGTTTAGCAGAGCCTACACTTTTTACAGAGAAGTACAGGCTATTTTCAACTGAGCAAGGTGGTAAAAAAATTGATTTGGCCATGAATTTTCGAAGTCGGGCAAGTGTTTTAGAGGCCACGAATGTTGTCTTTCGTCAGCTTATGGATGAAAAGGTCGCCGGCATCGCCTATGATTCCTCCGCAGAGCTAGTAGCAGGACTGCGAGGTACATATACCGAGAACAACCATTTTTCTCCAGAGTTATTGGTGATTGATGGTGCTGATCAAGCAGAAAACGTACACATTGAGGATGAAGAGACAGATAAAGCTGTGTTTGAAGGGCGTCTGATCGCGCAAAAAATTAAGTCATGGGTATCTCGGCCTGATCTTTACGCTGTTTACGATAAAGACAGTGACCAAAGCCGGCCTGCGCAGTATCGGGATATCGTCATTTTGCTGCGATCAATGCCGTGGGCTTCGGCAATCATGGACACGCTACGGGAAGAAGGGATTCCTGTATATGCTGAATTAGGTGGCGGCTATTTTGATGCGACTGAAGTGTCGGTTATGCTCTCTTTACTCCAAATCATTGATAATCCGTATCAAGATATTCCGTTAGCGGGTGTCCTCCGTTCACCGATTGTCGGTTTGGATGAAGAGCTGTTAGCAAACATTCGTTTAGTTGATCGAAAAAGCTCTTTTTTTGAAGCTGTGGAGACATACGTATCCGAAGGAAGCGATCATGCCCTCGTGACGACACTCCAGCTGTTTTTAGGGAGATTGAAAAAATGGCGAAAACGTGCAACCTCGCTGTCCGTTGCTGATTTAATTTATGAGCTCTATAGAGATACAGGATACATCGATTTTGTCGGAGGACTGCCTGGCGGAAAGCAGAGGCAGGCAAATCTACGTGCTTTATATGATCGGGCAAAACAATATGAAGACACGTCATTTCGAGGGTTGTTTCGGTTTTTACGCTTTATTGAGTGGATGCAAGAACGTGGAGACGATCTTGGAGTAGCACGCGCTTTAGGTGAGCAGGAGGATGTCGTGCGTATCATGACGATCCATAAAAGTAAAGGGCTTGAATTTCCTTTTGTTTTACTTGCTGGACTTGGCCGGTCATTTAATAGGCAGGACGTGAAAGGAAAACTGTTGCTTCACCAGCATCTTGGACTGGGAACGCAAATGATTCGGCCGGAGTCTAGGTATCGGTACCCAACGCTGGCACAGCTTGCGATCATAGAACAGTTAAAAAAGGAACAAATTGCTGAAGAGATGCGAGTGCTTTATGTCGCAATGACACGTGCGCGTGAGAAGCTTTGTATGATTGGAACACTGAACAATGCAGAAAAAACGATTCAAGCTTATGAATTGAGCGCAGCGATGAGACATGATGGACGATTACCAGAAGCTGTTCGGGTAGACGCGAAAGCCTATATAGACTGGCTATACCCTGCGCTATTGCCTGATCAAGCTAATGAAGACCCGGTTGTATCCGTGGAAGTGATCCCTCAGTCTTCATTATTAAAAGGTAAGTCGTCTTCAGCGGAAAAACCGTTCGCCTTTGATACCGTGCAGCAAGGTCATGCTGTCGAAGTGGATGATGTAATGAGTGCCACGGTCGAGGCGCGACTTACATGGAAGTACGGTAAGCTTCATCTTACAAAAGCGAAGGCTAAACAAACGGTTACAGAGTTAAAGAGAAAAATGGATCTTACAGATGAACATATGTTTGACTATGACCAGATGCCGATGCTGCAAGTCCCGTCGGTACGCTCTTCGTCAATGGAGCGTCCACGCTTTATGCAGGATAAACAATCATCGTTAACACCGGCAGAGCGAGGGACAGCACTGCATGCGGCATTGCAACGAATAAATTGGCAATCGATCCATACAGTTTCGGACGTTGCAAAAGAACTGGAGGCGCTCGTTCATAAAAAACAGCTGACGCCTGAGCAACGTGAGTCGCTAGATGCAGAAAAGTTGTTTCCTTTTTTTGAGCATCCGGTGATTGAGCGTATTCAACGAGCAAAACGCGTTTTCGAGAAATTCCTTTCACCTATGGTCTTTCAGCTCAACTCCTCGGCCTCGGGGATGACGAAGATCCGATCATGA
- a CDS encoding PD-(D/E)XK nuclease family protein, whose amino-acid sequence MPFTYGLSAQLLGLGDDEDPIMIQGMIDIVWEEEDGWCLLDYKTDRILGRYENKAIGIQRLTEAYRRQIQLYCYALQQIWRTPVLQSYLYFMDVHEAIEVPEASVDEMFSSLIKGETR is encoded by the coding sequence ATTCCTTTCACCTATGGTCTTTCAGCTCAACTCCTCGGCCTCGGGGATGACGAAGATCCGATCATGATTCAAGGGATGATTGACATCGTTTGGGAGGAAGAAGATGGTTGGTGTCTTTTAGATTACAAGACAGATCGAATTCTCGGACGCTATGAAAATAAAGCGATAGGAATTCAAAGGTTAACAGAAGCTTATCGACGTCAAATTCAGCTTTATTGCTACGCACTGCAGCAAATTTGGCGGACACCTGTTCTTCAAAGCTATTTGTATTTTATGGACGTGCACGAAGCAATAGAAGTGCCCGAGGCAAGTGTGGATGAAATGTTTTCTAGTTTGATAAAGGGGGAGACACGTTGA
- a CDS encoding exonuclease SbcCD subunit D, producing MRILHTADWHLGKSLEGRDRMLEQEAFLQEILEIADDQQVDAILMAGDVFDTVNPSAAAETLFYNYALKMASPKRPLFVIAGNHDHPERLIAAKSIAESQGIYIWGPPVPTMASMPLGEKQELLQLAVLPYPSESRLASYLSKEIDEHALQQAYNEKVGALFRSLNASYQTDAVKIATSHLFAIGGRAEGVERPIEVGGAYTVETNQFPQQAQYVALGHLHRPQTLKGNPLARYSGSPLAYSFKESQHAKSVTIIEASPNEPVSVEEIFLRSGRPLVRWEATEGISQVFRWIDEGKDAKAWLDVRIHVHDVLDGHTIHALRKAHPGIIHIHPVFPEQAKSSFETARTSLPIDELFKQFYRQQTGGAEVDEAVLSLFMALVQRNDAEEGKEDIYEASTTDH from the coding sequence TTGAGAATCTTGCATACTGCCGATTGGCATTTGGGGAAATCCCTAGAGGGCAGGGATCGCATGCTGGAGCAGGAAGCTTTTTTACAAGAAATTTTAGAGATTGCGGATGATCAACAAGTAGACGCGATTTTAATGGCTGGCGACGTGTTTGATACAGTCAATCCCTCAGCTGCTGCAGAAACGTTATTTTACAATTACGCTTTAAAAATGGCGTCTCCAAAACGTCCTTTGTTTGTGATTGCTGGAAATCATGATCATCCCGAACGTTTAATCGCAGCGAAGTCAATCGCCGAAAGCCAAGGAATTTATATATGGGGGCCACCAGTTCCAACGATGGCGTCAATGCCATTAGGAGAAAAACAGGAGCTTTTACAGCTAGCGGTGCTACCTTATCCTTCCGAATCTCGTCTCGCCAGCTACTTAAGTAAAGAGATCGATGAGCATGCGCTTCAGCAAGCGTATAACGAAAAAGTCGGCGCTCTTTTTCGTTCATTGAATGCATCTTACCAGACCGATGCGGTCAAGATTGCGACAAGTCACTTGTTTGCAATTGGTGGTCGAGCGGAAGGGGTTGAGCGTCCGATTGAGGTCGGAGGCGCTTATACTGTAGAGACAAATCAATTCCCACAGCAAGCACAGTATGTTGCTTTAGGGCATTTACATCGCCCACAAACGTTAAAAGGGAACCCTTTGGCGCGATATTCCGGCTCCCCCCTTGCGTATAGTTTTAAAGAAAGCCAGCATGCGAAATCGGTAACGATCATTGAGGCCAGCCCAAATGAACCGGTTTCGGTTGAAGAAATTTTCTTACGGAGTGGTCGGCCGCTTGTTCGATGGGAAGCGACTGAAGGTATATCTCAAGTGTTTCGTTGGATTGACGAAGGGAAGGATGCAAAAGCCTGGCTGGATGTACGTATACATGTTCATGATGTACTTGACGGGCATACGATACATGCCTTGCGAAAAGCCCATCCTGGTATCATACATATTCATCCCGTTTTTCCTGAACAAGCAAAGAGTTCATTTGAGACAGCGAGAACATCACTGCCAATCGATGAGCTTTTTAAACAATTTTATCGCCAACAAACAGGTGGAGCGGAAGTAGACGAAGCGGTATTATCGCTCTTTATGGCGCTTGTTCAGAGAAACGATGCTGAAGAAGGGAAGGAGGATATTTATGAGGCCAGTACAACTGACCATTGA
- a CDS encoding HNH endonuclease: MCGRRGVETTVHHLIPREKGGTHLETSDVCRPCHRQIHALFTNAELAHSYHTIESLRCHPDIEAYIKWIRKQPPTTLPRTRTANRRKRKRR, from the coding sequence TTGTGTGGTCGTCGAGGTGTAGAGACGACAGTACATCATTTAATTCCAAGAGAAAAAGGTGGCACACATTTAGAAACGTCAGACGTTTGTAGACCGTGCCACCGGCAAATTCATGCTTTATTTACGAATGCTGAACTCGCTCATTCCTATCATACGATTGAATCACTTCGCTGCCATCCAGATATAGAAGCGTATATAAAGTGGATTCGTAAACAGCCTCCTACAACGTTGCCGCGAACTAGAACAGCGAATCGCCGTAAGAGAAAGCGTCGCTAA
- a CDS encoding spore germination protein produces the protein MPSIVGAVKFNSAGSGVVNFGDSFYVSPKHTSKSYHGAASNITGDFSIQNSGLSSTNTFDADPVDQNVVSNA, from the coding sequence ATGCCTTCAATTGTAGGTGCCGTCAAATTTAACTCTGCCGGTAGTGGCGTTGTCAATTTTGGAGATTCGTTTTATGTTTCACCAAAACATACATCAAAATCGTATCATGGAGCAGCTTCGAACATCACAGGAGACTTCTCGATTCAAAACTCAGGTCTTTCCTCGACAAATACGTTTGACGCGGATCCAGTCGATCAAAATGTCGTGTCGAATGCATAA
- a CDS encoding spore germination protein GerPE, protein MMNTRTSLVQNIQIVTVSSSSVTQIGDSYRIQANSQTIAVQREEEIFFGNEGDFTDSFFTKPFPYPQPETNVQLRRIQASPYLSVQRIRFIGVAASSVVHIGSTHHVRMESRVKHIRDLLPRVN, encoded by the coding sequence ATGATGAACACCCGTACATCGCTTGTTCAAAATATACAAATTGTTACAGTCAGCTCATCTAGCGTCACACAAATTGGTGACTCGTATCGTATTCAGGCGAACAGCCAAACCATTGCCGTACAACGAGAAGAAGAAATATTTTTTGGAAACGAGGGGGATTTCACCGACTCGTTTTTCACGAAACCTTTTCCTTATCCACAGCCTGAAACAAACGTCCAACTGCGTCGCATTCAGGCATCCCCTTACCTTTCTGTTCAACGCATCCGTTTCATCGGTGTAGCTGCTTCATCCGTCGTCCATATCGGATCTACTCATCATGTTAGAATGGAGAGCCGAGTGAAGCATATTCGAGATCTGCTCCCAAGAGTTAATTGA
- a CDS encoding spore gernimation protein GerPD, which yields MNIEVVNYENKQGTIEVGAVSSSSLFLIGDAETLVLSSMFDTPPESLIIGPFVPLTPQ from the coding sequence ATGAATATAGAAGTTGTCAATTATGAAAATAAACAAGGGACGATAGAGGTAGGTGCGGTCTCTTCATCATCTCTTTTTCTAATTGGTGACGCTGAAACACTTGTGCTGTCCTCCATGTTTGACACGCCGCCTGAATCATTAATTATTGGTCCTTTCGTGCCGCTAACGCCTCAATGA